A genomic stretch from Rhodobacterales bacterium HKCCA1288 includes:
- a CDS encoding NAD(P)-dependent oxidoreductase translates to MAKLAFLGLGVMGYPMAGHLQKAGHEVTVYNRTTAKAEKWAAEYGGGFATTPRAAAEGADVVLSCVGNDDDLRAVVLGDEGALAGMAKGALYVDHTTVSAIVTRELGATAAASGVGWVDAPVSGGQAGAENGQLAIMCGGAEADFVRAESIVAAYSKATVHFGELGNGQITKMINQVCIAGAIQAVSEGLFFAMQAGLDAKKVAALVSQGAGGSWQLANRAETMVDNKFNHGFAVDWMRKDLAIALGQAKELGISLPVTAIVDQYYGDVQALGGGRWDTSSLIQRFRKLHDMDI, encoded by the coding sequence ATGGCAAAACTTGCATTTTTGGGCTTGGGCGTGATGGGCTATCCGATGGCGGGTCATCTGCAAAAAGCGGGTCACGAGGTGACAGTCTATAACCGCACCACAGCCAAGGCAGAGAAATGGGCGGCAGAGTATGGGGGCGGCTTCGCCACCACCCCGCGCGCTGCCGCCGAGGGCGCAGATGTGGTTTTGTCTTGCGTGGGCAATGACGATGATTTGCGCGCCGTTGTGCTAGGGGATGAGGGCGCTTTGGCGGGTATGGCCAAGGGCGCGCTTTACGTGGATCACACGACAGTTTCCGCGATTGTCACGCGTGAGCTTGGCGCAACCGCCGCCGCATCTGGCGTGGGTTGGGTTGATGCCCCCGTCTCAGGGGGGCAGGCAGGCGCAGAAAATGGACAGCTTGCCATCATGTGCGGTGGCGCGGAAGCCGATTTCGTCCGTGCAGAGAGCATCGTTGCCGCCTATTCCAAGGCGACAGTCCATTTCGGGGAATTGGGCAATGGCCAAATCACCAAAATGATCAATCAAGTCTGCATCGCAGGCGCTATTCAAGCCGTTTCTGAAGGGCTGTTTTTCGCTATGCAGGCAGGTCTTGATGCGAAAAAGGTGGCAGCCCTTGTGTCGCAAGGGGCGGGTGGGTCATGGCAATTGGCCAACCGCGCCGAGACAATGGTGGACAATAAGTTCAATCACGGATTTGCGGTGGATTGGATGCGCAAAGACCTCGCCATTGCCTTGGGGCAGGCCAAGGAATTGGGCATTTCACTGCCTGTGACTGCCATAGTGGATCAATATTACGGCGATGTGCAGGCTTTGGGGGGCGGACGTTGGGATACGTCTAGCCTGATCCAACGCTTCCGCAAATTGCATGATATGGATATCTAA
- a CDS encoding glycerate kinase → MEQSAAPTDLEGFLRDIFDAAIAAVDPRAILAPYLPQRPKGRVVVMGAGKATARMAQAVEAAWGPCEGLIAVPHGASLPLQGIEVVETAHPVPDAASEATAVRLLELAQGLGADDLALFLISGGGSALLAAPAQGVSLADKQAVHRALLRSGASISQMNILRKQLSAIKGGHLAVAAHPAQVVTLLISDVPGDDPAIIASGPTVPDPSTIDEARAIVGRYALDLPPSVSARLASGQGTPSADHPVFGAAQTNMIATPMAALRAAQARAKALWPDLSVVILGDALEGEARDLGQAMAGITQSILRHGAPFSAPVLLLSGGETTVTIGQTKPGRGGRNSEFLLSFATHAPKGVYALACDTDGIDGAGTNAGAIWSPRVARLGADLDKRAFLAAHDALQFFEMADGVVTTGPTHTNVNDFRAILIPADAAL, encoded by the coding sequence ATGGAACAGTCGGCGGCCCCCACAGATCTTGAGGGGTTTTTGCGGGATATCTTTGACGCGGCGATTGCCGCCGTTGATCCGCGCGCAATCCTTGCCCCTTATTTGCCTCAACGCCCAAAGGGACGCGTGGTGGTTATGGGGGCGGGTAAGGCCACAGCGCGTATGGCGCAGGCGGTTGAGGCCGCATGGGGGCCATGCGAGGGGCTTATTGCCGTGCCCCATGGCGCAAGCCTGCCTTTGCAGGGTATTGAGGTGGTGGAAACCGCCCACCCCGTGCCTGACGCGGCCAGTGAAGCCACGGCCGTGCGTCTGCTTGAACTGGCGCAAGGCCTAGGCGCCGATGATCTTGCGCTGTTTCTCATCTCTGGTGGGGGATCGGCGCTGTTGGCCGCCCCCGCCCAAGGGGTTAGTCTCGCTGATAAGCAGGCGGTGCATCGCGCGCTTTTGCGCTCGGGCGCGTCCATTTCGCAAATGAATATTTTGCGAAAGCAACTCTCTGCGATCAAAGGCGGCCATCTGGCTGTGGCGGCCCATCCCGCGCAGGTGGTGACCCTCTTGATCTCGGATGTGCCAGGCGATGACCCCGCGATTATTGCATCAGGGCCGACTGTCCCTGACCCATCAACCATAGATGAGGCGCGCGCCATCGTGGGGCGCTACGCCCTTGATCTGCCGCCAAGCGTATCGGCGCGCCTTGCGTCAGGACAGGGCACGCCGTCCGCGGATCACCCTGTATTCGGGGCCGCACAGACCAATATGATCGCAACGCCCATGGCAGCGTTACGCGCCGCGCAGGCCCGTGCGAAGGCGCTTTGGCCTGATCTGAGCGTGGTGATCTTGGGTGACGCTTTGGAGGGGGAAGCGCGCGATTTGGGGCAAGCCATGGCAGGGATCACGCAATCCATCTTGCGTCACGGCGCACCATTTTCGGCGCCTGTGTTGCTCTTGTCGGGTGGGGAAACCACTGTCACCATTGGGCAGACCAAGCCCGGGCGAGGTGGCCGCAATTCCGAGTTTCTTTTGTCTTTTGCCACCCATGCGCCTAAAGGGGTTTATGCTTTGGCATGTGATACGGATGGGATAGATGGGGCAGGCACCAATGCAGGCGCGATCTGGTCGCCGCGCGTGGCCCGCCTAGGCGCAGATCTCGACAAACGCGCCTTTCTTGCTGCCCATGATGCATTGCAGTTTTTTGAGATGGCAGATGGTGTTGTCACCACTGGCCCAACCCATACCAACGTGAATGATTTTCGGGCCATCCTGATCCCTGCGGATGCCGCGCTATGA
- a CDS encoding TRAP transporter small permease subunit, producing the protein MLDRFTHRVAIGMALAGGIVLCAVIVMVGLSVLGRASSDLAHGLRDSLPFAQALIDLGLGAIRGDFELVEAALGFVIFAFMPLASLQRAHARVDLLTPYLPRSVKRGSDHLSAWGFATAFAVMAAMLSVGTWSKYQSGQTSFILAIPVWMPQAAAVIAAWVAAIVALYVAMRQFGQGSQDE; encoded by the coding sequence ATGTTGGACAGGTTCACTCATCGCGTGGCGATTGGAATGGCCCTCGCGGGGGGCATTGTTTTGTGCGCTGTGATTGTGATGGTGGGCCTGTCCGTTTTAGGGCGCGCCTCTAGCGACCTTGCTCATGGTCTGCGCGATAGCCTGCCTTTCGCACAAGCGCTGATTGATCTGGGCCTTGGGGCTATTCGTGGTGATTTTGAATTGGTCGAAGCGGCCCTAGGGTTTGTCATTTTCGCCTTCATGCCCCTTGCGTCTTTGCAGCGCGCGCATGCACGGGTTGACCTCTTGACCCCCTATCTGCCCCGTAGCGTGAAGAGGGGAAGCGATCATTTGAGCGCATGGGGATTTGCCACGGCATTTGCGGTCATGGCGGCTATGTTGTCGGTGGGAACATGGTCAAAATATCAATCAGGTCAGACCTCGTTCATCCTCGCCATTCCCGTATGGATGCCGCAAGCGGCGGCTGTCATTGCGGCTTGGGTGGCGGCCATAGTCGCGCTCTATGTGGCGATGCGCCAATTTGGGCAAGGGTCGCAAGATGAGTGA
- a CDS encoding response regulator transcription factor, whose protein sequence is MHSVIILEDKLEILSRLQTAVNETEGLCVVGTATHLSDGLDLIYDKKPRVVLVDLGLPDGSGIEAIRAAAQADWPIDTLVISIFGDEARVVEAIRAGAKGYILKGGPIDQVGADIHAILKGGSPISPSIARHLLGIVTREYHTAEIEMGKCPLSEREMEILNAVSRGYKRREIAQKLSISEGTVGNHINSIYRKLGVASNLQAVATATRMGLL, encoded by the coding sequence ATGCATTCAGTCATCATCCTTGAAGATAAGCTCGAAATTCTTTCACGGCTGCAAACCGCAGTGAATGAAACAGAGGGTCTCTGCGTTGTGGGAACCGCCACGCATCTCAGCGATGGCCTTGATTTGATTTACGACAAAAAACCAAGGGTGGTTTTGGTTGATCTTGGCCTGCCAGATGGTTCGGGCATCGAGGCAATCCGCGCCGCCGCGCAAGCGGATTGGCCCATTGATACGCTGGTGATTTCTATCTTCGGGGATGAGGCCCGCGTGGTTGAAGCAATCCGCGCTGGCGCAAAAGGCTATATTCTAAAAGGCGGCCCCATTGACCAAGTAGGGGCAGATATTCACGCGATCCTTAAGGGTGGCAGCCCCATCAGCCCATCGATTGCCCGCCACCTTTTGGGAATTGTGACCCGCGAATATCACACCGCCGAAATTGAAATGGGGAAATGCCCCCTCAGTGAGCGTGAGATGGAAATCCTAAATGCTGTTTCTCGGGGCTATAAAAGGCGCGAGATCGCCCAAAAGCTATCCATCAGCGAGGGGACAGTCGGCAATCACATCAACTCCATCTATCGCAAATTAGGGGTCGCCTCGAACTTGCAAGCCGTGGCAACCGCAACACGGATGGGGCTACTTTGA
- a CDS encoding TRAP transporter substrate-binding protein: MTSFSGLSNKLTGLTRRSLIAAAVGFAALPSMSLAQEVTLRLHQFLPAQSVVPAQILDVWADTVEAASGGRIEIERYPSMQLGGTPPELIDQLRDGVADIVWTVVGYTPGRFPTTEVFELPFMVEDAAAASYAYWTMFERHMAQGEFADYHVLGTWVHGPGVFHANAPISVPSDLEGMKIRGGSRLVNQLLEQLGAEPVGMPAPAVPEALSRGVIDGATFPWEVTSSVRVAELISYHTEFEGPAVYNLTFVMAMNKDVYAGLPDDLKAVIDANSGLEFSVFAGRTQQAADAPARDIAVDLGNEIITIPEADAAQWRDLAAPVYEAWVADMASQGRDGAALIDEARALMAEYEAANP; encoded by the coding sequence ATGACCTCTTTTTCAGGACTTTCAAATAAACTCACTGGGCTGACACGGCGCAGCTTGATAGCGGCGGCCGTTGGCTTTGCCGCGCTTCCCTCGATGTCTCTGGCGCAAGAAGTGACGTTACGACTTCACCAATTCTTGCCCGCACAATCCGTTGTGCCTGCGCAGATTTTGGATGTCTGGGCCGATACTGTCGAAGCGGCCTCTGGCGGTCGGATTGAGATTGAACGCTATCCATCGATGCAGCTTGGCGGCACGCCGCCTGAATTGATTGACCAACTCCGCGATGGTGTGGCGGATATTGTTTGGACTGTGGTGGGCTATACGCCGGGCCGCTTCCCAACCACTGAGGTTTTTGAGCTGCCCTTCATGGTCGAAGATGCAGCAGCGGCCTCATACGCCTATTGGACGATGTTCGAGCGGCACATGGCGCAAGGCGAATTTGCAGATTATCATGTTTTGGGGACTTGGGTTCATGGCCCAGGCGTGTTCCATGCCAATGCGCCCATTTCAGTGCCCAGTGACCTTGAGGGGATGAAAATCCGTGGTGGCTCGCGACTTGTGAACCAATTGCTAGAGCAATTGGGGGCTGAGCCAGTTGGTATGCCTGCCCCCGCTGTTCCCGAGGCACTCTCGCGGGGCGTGATTGATGGTGCGACCTTCCCGTGGGAGGTTACATCCTCTGTGCGCGTGGCTGAGTTGATCTCTTATCACACCGAATTCGAAGGGCCTGCTGTCTACAACCTGACCTTCGTTATGGCGATGAATAAGGATGTTTACGCGGGGCTGCCCGATGATCTGAAGGCGGTCATTGACGCAAATTCAGGGCTAGAGTTCTCGGTTTTTGCAGGACGCACACAGCAAGCCGCCGATGCGCCTGCACGCGATATTGCTGTTGATTTGGGAAATGAGATCATCACGATCCCAGAGGCGGATGCAGCCCAATGGCGCGATCTTGCCGCGCCCGTATACGAGGCATGGGTGGCCGATATGGCGTCGCAGGGGCGTGATGGCGCGGCTCTGATTGACGAGGCGCGCGCCTTGATGGCCGAATATGAGGCCGCAAACCCCTAA
- a CDS encoding TRAP transporter large permease, which yields MSDLWIGILSFPTLLALIFLRIPIGLAMFGVGFLGLCAVQGDASLALGRLRSESYTTFANYALFIIPMFLLMGHFATLGGMSRALFDAAASFLGHRRGGVAMAAIGACAGFGAICGSSLATAATMGRVALPELRAKGYSGGLATATLAAGGTLGILIPPSIVLVIYAILTEQNIAKLFAAALIPGVLAALGYMAAIAIYMRRHPQEGRLSPRAPWAMRARALRATWPVLAVFLVVVGGIYGGIFTPTEGAAIGALGAGGVAWAQGGLTRETLAQSLLQTASSTAMIFFIILGAAYFNGFLALTQVPQGLAEWVGGLGWNPYVILLLILCLYLLFGCVMDSLSMILLTIPIFFPVILSLDFGLLDFTSLQLEAVAEVLRGDLSGFAADQLAEARAALEAGLPLAQDTARALGITLTEARVARMEAELVAIWFGILVLIVVETGLITPPVGMNLFVISAMDRDTPVSATYRAVLYFVTSDLLRVALLVAFPAITLIWLI from the coding sequence ATGAGTGATCTTTGGATCGGCATCCTGTCTTTTCCGACCTTGCTTGCGCTGATTTTTCTGCGCATTCCGATTGGGTTGGCGATGTTTGGGGTTGGCTTTTTGGGCCTGTGCGCCGTGCAGGGTGACGCCAGTTTGGCCTTAGGGCGGCTGCGCAGTGAAAGCTACACGACATTCGCAAATTATGCGCTCTTCATCATCCCGATGTTTCTATTGATGGGCCATTTCGCCACTTTGGGTGGAATGAGCCGTGCGCTTTTTGATGCGGCGGCCTCTTTCTTAGGGCATCGGCGGGGCGGGGTGGCGATGGCTGCGATTGGGGCCTGTGCGGGCTTCGGGGCCATTTGTGGCTCCTCTCTGGCCACAGCGGCCACGATGGGGCGGGTCGCCTTGCCCGAACTGCGCGCCAAGGGCTATTCGGGGGGGCTTGCCACCGCCACATTGGCGGCAGGGGGCACCTTGGGCATTTTGATCCCCCCCTCCATCGTTTTGGTGATCTATGCGATCCTTACGGAACAAAATATCGCTAAGCTTTTTGCCGCCGCGCTCATCCCTGGGGTTTTGGCGGCCCTGGGGTATATGGCGGCCATTGCGATTTATATGCGCCGCCACCCTCAGGAAGGCAGGCTGAGCCCGCGTGCCCCTTGGGCGATGCGCGCGCGGGCTTTGCGCGCAACTTGGCCTGTGTTGGCGGTGTTTTTGGTGGTGGTGGGCGGTATTTATGGGGGCATCTTCACCCCCACGGAGGGCGCTGCAATCGGTGCGCTTGGGGCGGGTGGTGTGGCTTGGGCGCAGGGCGGGTTGACGCGCGAAACCCTCGCGCAAAGCCTGCTGCAAACGGCCAGTTCGACCGCGATGATATTTTTTATCATTCTAGGCGCTGCCTATTTCAATGGATTTCTTGCCCTCACCCAAGTGCCGCAAGGCTTGGCCGAATGGGTTGGGGGGCTGGGATGGAACCCCTATGTGATCCTCTTGCTGATCTTGTGTCTTTACCTGCTGTTCGGCTGTGTCATGGACAGCTTGTCGATGATCCTTCTTACGATACCGATTTTTTTCCCTGTCATCTTATCCCTTGATTTTGGCTTGTTGGATTTCACCTCGCTACAGCTCGAGGCTGTGGCCGAGGTTCTGCGCGGTGATCTCTCTGGCTTTGCAGCGGATCAATTGGCCGAGGCGCGGGCCGCTCTTGAGGCAGGCCTCCCCCTTGCGCAAGATACGGCGCGGGCATTGGGGATCACTTTGACCGAGGCGCGTGTCGCGCGGATGGAGGCCGAATTGGTGGCTATTTGGTTCGGCATCCTTGTGCTGATTGTGGTGGAAACAGGGTTGATTACGCCACCCGTTGGGATGAACCTCTTTGTGATTTCCGCAATGGATCGCGACACGCCTGTCTCGGCCACGTATAGGGCGGTTCTTTATTTTGTCACCAGTGATCTCTTGCGCGTGGCCTTATTGGTGGCCTTTCCTGCGATCACGTTGATCTGGCTGATCTAA